From the genome of Leptolyngbya sp. 'hensonii', one region includes:
- a CDS encoding Mpo1-like protein: MSNFQPSPSLRNRINGSLDHPFTDYWDVFVLKHQHPANIALHVIGILLFYGLLFSAWIFHKGWILLALPLTQFVGLTGHFLFERSHIDLQDAIFSWRASSCLGRMLWRLMLGQYGADIKQRQALLQNYQHCDKD, encoded by the coding sequence ATGAGCAATTTCCAGCCTTCGCCCTCTTTGAGAAACCGAATCAATGGATCTCTGGATCATCCATTTACGGACTACTGGGATGTTTTTGTGCTCAAACACCAGCATCCCGCCAATATTGCTCTCCATGTCATCGGTATTCTGCTTTTCTACGGGCTGCTGTTTTCAGCTTGGATCTTCCATAAGGGTTGGATTTTGCTTGCTTTGCCCCTGACCCAGTTCGTTGGCCTGACTGGCCATTTTCTGTTTGAGCGCAGCCATATCGATTTGCAGGACGCGATCTTTTCCTGGCGAGCCTCTTCCTGTCTGGGTCGGATGCTGTGGCGGTTAATGTTGGGGCAGTATGGGGCGGATATTAAACAGCGTCAGGCTTTGCTGCAAAACTATCAACATTGTGACAAAGACTAA
- a CDS encoding nuclear transport factor 2 family protein: MKKQWQTIGYRAIQLWVSLLILLAMVNGGQPALADARQQDHEAIIQTREIALKALNTRNFSQIEPYLHPTFTITTVDNHIFSNIREFEQYWTQQLAGPIKSIEMTVKVDAPTTFLSQETGVAHGDARATFSFADGNLATMAMRWTAVMQKFQNKWTIQSLHFSANLLDNPVLAAAQRSGWILAIAGGIGGLLVGVVGGMLLRRRTPRSAA; encoded by the coding sequence ATGAAAAAGCAGTGGCAGACGATCGGATATCGAGCAATTCAGCTTTGGGTGAGCCTGTTGATTCTGCTGGCGATGGTGAATGGGGGGCAACCGGCTTTGGCCGATGCCCGCCAGCAAGATCATGAAGCCATTATCCAGACGCGAGAAATTGCCCTCAAAGCTCTTAATACCCGCAATTTTTCTCAGATTGAACCCTACCTGCATCCCACGTTTACAATCACGACGGTGGATAACCATATCTTCAGCAATATTCGTGAGTTTGAGCAGTACTGGACGCAGCAGCTAGCCGGTCCCATTAAATCGATCGAGATGACGGTTAAGGTGGATGCGCCAACTACGTTTCTCTCGCAGGAGACTGGGGTGGCTCACGGAGATGCCAGGGCCACCTTTTCTTTCGCCGATGGCAACCTGGCTACGATGGCAATGCGCTGGACGGCTGTGATGCAAAAGTTTCAGAACAAGTGGACAATTCAATCCCTGCATTTTTCTGCAAATCTGCTGGATAATCCAGTCTTGGCGGCTGCCCAACGATCGGGCTGGATTTTGGCGATCGCAGGTGGAATCGGTGGATTGCTGGTGGGGGTAGTTGGTGGTATGCTCCTGCGACGGCGAACCCCCCGATCGGCGGCATAG
- a CDS encoding protein kinase: MTPLLNHRYRILRTLGRGGFGETFLAEDTHLPSGRKCAIKHLNPLTNNPAWYPIVQDRFAREAAILEDLGQGCDQIPSLYAYFCEDGHCYLVQEWIEGITLKQKLRRDGPFPEEDLPRLLVSLLSVLDYAHGKGIIHRDIKPENILLRQRDNQPVLIDFGIARNLLDQHPDPSTRSIVVGTPGFMPSEQLAGKPVYASDLYSLGLTAIYLLTGKTPQQLPIDPKTGEQRWHELVPALSPHLATILDTAIQSHPRDRYATARDMLQSLTEGAVTLPPASALQIGMTPLQATTRNLPNQPIPKVAQPVLADRETARHRQILLNKVRNYWIRNVLEQSLHQTVRLELGFEERPDALEHPWRMVWQVSDRPEQLLPTGLPVIQKFDELGQGRTLLILGDPGSGKTTTLLELTRDLLQRAQQDFEHPMPVVFNLSSWSEQRTSIANWLVQELKTKYQVSPEIGRRWVTQQQLLLMLDGLDEVRPDLQAVCVQAINQFMETCGQTEIVLCSRLRDYEALTVQLCFQAAIQLRPLTPAQINQYLTWAGPDLKAVQTALQTDIILQELVRSPLMLSIITLAYRGEAITESPHQTLEERQNHLFRTYVERMLQQRGRNSPYKPAQTLPWLQWLARQMVRDSQTIFLIERLQPSWLGGNRQRWLYSLLVGGAGGLAIGLAGGLHVSLLFSPNIGVSSGLILGLAGGLATGSLLGLMLPQVEPVETLRWSWKKARAHFAIGLGFGLLVALVFNLGSNLITLHFFGHWRSLSEWTQYGFRGLGIGLIVVFMRGLTGPGIETNTFPNQGIRQSARNAIVFGGVGVLTLSILARILELPILYGAAIGLLLGLFSPAGLACLQHVTLRLLLWQQNRIPWNYGQFLDHACQLIFLQRVGGGYIFMHRLLLEYLGQDR, translated from the coding sequence ATGACCCCATTGCTCAACCATCGTTACCGCATTCTGAGAACTCTGGGTCGGGGAGGCTTTGGAGAGACGTTTCTGGCAGAAGACACCCATCTGCCCTCCGGGCGCAAGTGTGCCATTAAACATTTGAATCCCCTGACCAATAATCCAGCCTGGTATCCGATCGTGCAGGACCGGTTCGCTCGGGAAGCCGCTATTCTAGAAGACCTGGGACAAGGGTGTGATCAGATTCCGAGCCTCTATGCCTACTTCTGTGAGGATGGGCACTGCTACCTCGTACAGGAATGGATTGAGGGGATTACCCTGAAACAAAAGCTCCGTCGGGACGGTCCTTTCCCGGAAGAAGACCTCCCCAGGCTGCTGGTCAGCCTTTTATCTGTTCTGGACTATGCCCACGGCAAAGGGATTATCCATCGAGATATCAAACCAGAAAATATTCTGCTCCGGCAACGGGACAACCAACCCGTGTTGATTGATTTTGGCATCGCCCGCAATCTCCTGGATCAACACCCAGACCCGTCCACCCGTTCGATCGTGGTTGGCACCCCCGGCTTCATGCCCTCTGAACAATTGGCCGGGAAGCCGGTGTATGCCAGTGATCTGTATAGTCTAGGGCTAACTGCCATCTATCTGCTCACAGGCAAAACTCCCCAACAATTGCCGATCGATCCCAAAACGGGAGAGCAGCGTTGGCACGAACTGGTCCCCGCCCTCAGCCCTCATCTGGCGACCATCCTGGATACCGCAATTCAATCCCATCCCCGTGATCGCTATGCCACTGCCAGGGATATGCTCCAGTCCCTGACCGAGGGAGCTGTAACCCTGCCGCCAGCCTCTGCATTGCAGATCGGGATGACTCCCCTGCAGGCCACCACCCGCAATCTGCCGAACCAGCCCATCCCCAAAGTGGCCCAACCCGTTTTAGCGGATCGGGAAACAGCCCGACATCGTCAAATTCTGCTTAATAAAGTCCGGAACTACTGGATTCGCAACGTCCTGGAGCAGTCCCTCCATCAGACCGTGCGATTGGAGTTAGGCTTCGAGGAACGTCCTGATGCCCTAGAACACCCCTGGCGCATGGTCTGGCAGGTGTCCGATCGTCCGGAACAACTCCTGCCGACTGGCCTGCCCGTCATCCAGAAGTTTGACGAACTGGGTCAGGGGCGTACACTTCTGATTTTAGGCGATCCCGGTTCAGGCAAGACCACCACCCTTCTGGAGTTGACCCGTGATCTGCTTCAACGCGCACAACAGGATTTTGAGCATCCCATGCCCGTGGTGTTCAACCTCTCCTCCTGGTCCGAACAAAGAACCAGCATCGCTAACTGGCTGGTGCAGGAATTAAAAACTAAATATCAGGTGTCTCCAGAGATTGGACGCCGCTGGGTAACCCAACAGCAGTTACTTCTGATGCTGGATGGTCTGGATGAAGTTCGACCTGATTTACAAGCAGTCTGCGTCCAGGCCATAAACCAGTTCATGGAAACCTGCGGGCAAACGGAGATCGTTCTCTGCAGCCGACTGCGAGACTATGAGGCCCTTACCGTTCAATTATGCTTTCAGGCTGCTATCCAGTTACGTCCCCTCACCCCCGCTCAGATTAACCAGTACCTGACCTGGGCTGGACCAGACTTGAAAGCTGTGCAGACAGCCCTGCAAACCGATATCATTCTGCAGGAACTGGTGCGATCGCCGTTGATGTTGAGCATCATCACCCTGGCCTATCGGGGTGAAGCCATCACCGAGTCTCCCCACCAAACCCTGGAGGAACGGCAAAATCACCTGTTTCGGACCTATGTGGAGCGAATGCTGCAGCAACGGGGTCGGAACAGCCCCTATAAACCAGCCCAAACTCTTCCCTGGTTACAATGGCTGGCCCGGCAGATGGTCCGAGACTCCCAGACCATTTTTCTGATTGAGCGATTACAACCGAGCTGGTTGGGAGGCAATCGGCAACGCTGGCTCTATAGCCTGCTGGTGGGGGGAGCCGGAGGACTGGCGATCGGATTAGCTGGTGGACTGCACGTTAGCTTACTGTTCAGCCCCAACATTGGGGTGAGTTCGGGCCTAATTCTGGGATTGGCTGGCGGGCTGGCAACTGGTAGCCTGCTGGGTCTGATGCTGCCCCAGGTTGAACCAGTTGAAACCCTGCGCTGGTCCTGGAAAAAGGCCCGAGCCCATTTTGCCATTGGCCTGGGATTCGGTCTTCTAGTCGCCCTTGTTTTCAACCTGGGCAGTAATCTGATCACCCTCCACTTCTTTGGGCATTGGCGATCGCTATCAGAATGGACCCAGTATGGCTTTCGTGGTCTTGGTATTGGCCTGATCGTTGTGTTCATGCGTGGTCTGACGGGTCCTGGGATTGAAACCAACACATTTCCCAATCAGGGCATCCGACAATCGGCCCGCAATGCAATCGTGTTTGGTGGCGTTGGCGTTCTAACCCTAAGCATTCTGGCCCGGATTCTGGAACTCCCAATCCTTTATGGAGCCGCAATCGGGCTGCTACTGGGACTTTTCTCCCCCGCTGGACTGGCCTGTCTGCAGCATGTCACCCTGCGCCTGCTCCTCTGGCAACAGAATCGTATTCCCTGGAACTATGGCCAATTCCTGGACCATGCCTGTCAGCTAATTTTTCTACAACGGGTCGGTGGGGGGTATATCTTTATGCATCGGCTGCTTCTGGAATATCTGGGACAGGATCGTTAG
- a CDS encoding amidohydrolase family protein — protein sequence MDVLIRGGWVFDGLGTPPLRVDLGIQNGRIAAMQPNLAIAAQTVVDASGLWVTPGFVDIHTHYDLELEIAPGLSESVRHGVTTVVIGNCSLSIAIGEPQVLADLFQRVETLSHRLIQKWLQQSKSWQTPTEYLAHLQQLPLGPNVAPLFGHSALRAHVMGLDRSLTVDPSAVDLAAMQQIARDALDAGFVGLSIDMFPWHRMGGVWRGHTIPSQHARFREYAMLADLCRERDRVFQVTPNLQRLASFLDILRMGLGLGRRPLRLTVLSALDVVHDRRLWRSFGPLLWIWNRLLGGNVRFQTLTEPFTIYSDGPVTPLFEEFPAGVQLNNCASRQERQQLWRSAQFRQQFRQDWLGGRRRSFHRQLELMEVVHCPDASWEGLNFAAIAERRQQDPLEGFIQALQDYDTDLRWVATGANDRLAPRLALMSHPDILPGFTDAGAHVRNLGYYDGALSLLKQAVTTGFLTPTAAIHRVTGEPAHWFRLDTGVLKIGARADLVLLDPQALSQPISPPLELSDPLLDGEPRMVKRGSETIVQAVYIQGVQVVHQGQVSDRLGRDSLGTVLSPSPAEHCSAPPRLGG from the coding sequence ATGGATGTGCTGATTCGGGGGGGATGGGTGTTTGATGGCCTGGGCACCCCTCCGCTGCGGGTTGATCTGGGTATCCAGAATGGCCGGATTGCAGCGATGCAACCCAATCTTGCGATCGCGGCTCAGACCGTGGTCGATGCCTCGGGCCTCTGGGTAACACCGGGCTTTGTCGATATTCATACCCATTACGACCTGGAGTTGGAGATTGCACCAGGGTTGAGTGAATCGGTGCGCCATGGGGTAACCACGGTGGTCATTGGCAACTGTAGCCTGTCCATTGCGATTGGTGAACCGCAAGTTCTGGCCGATCTGTTTCAGCGGGTAGAAACCCTCTCCCATCGCCTGATCCAGAAATGGTTGCAGCAATCGAAGTCCTGGCAAACCCCCACCGAATATCTGGCTCATCTGCAACAGTTGCCACTGGGACCGAATGTCGCCCCCCTGTTTGGCCACAGTGCTCTGAGAGCCCATGTTATGGGGTTGGATCGCAGCCTGACGGTAGACCCCTCGGCTGTGGATCTGGCAGCGATGCAACAAATCGCCAGGGATGCCCTGGATGCCGGATTTGTTGGGCTGTCAATTGATATGTTTCCCTGGCACCGGATGGGTGGGGTCTGGCGGGGCCATACCATTCCATCCCAGCATGCCCGCTTTCGGGAGTATGCGATGCTGGCCGATCTGTGCCGGGAGCGCGATCGAGTCTTTCAGGTGACGCCCAATTTACAGCGACTCGCCTCCTTCCTGGACATTCTGCGGATGGGTCTGGGCCTGGGACGGCGGCCTCTACGGCTGACGGTGCTCTCGGCCCTGGATGTGGTCCACGATCGGCGTCTTTGGCGATCTTTTGGGCCGCTCCTCTGGATCTGGAATCGCTTGCTGGGCGGCAATGTCCGATTTCAGACCCTGACCGAACCCTTTACGATCTACTCCGATGGCCCCGTCACCCCTCTGTTTGAAGAATTCCCGGCTGGCGTGCAACTGAACAACTGTGCCTCCCGCCAGGAACGGCAGCAATTGTGGCGATCGGCCCAGTTTCGCCAGCAGTTTCGCCAGGACTGGTTGGGGGGACGGCGTCGATCGTTCCACCGGCAGCTAGAGCTGATGGAAGTCGTTCATTGCCCAGACGCTAGTTGGGAGGGCTTGAACTTTGCTGCTATTGCCGAGCGGCGGCAGCAGGATCCCCTTGAGGGCTTCATCCAGGCGTTGCAGGACTACGACACTGATCTGCGCTGGGTGGCAACTGGGGCGAACGATCGATTGGCTCCCCGACTGGCTCTGATGAGCCATCCTGACATTCTGCCTGGTTTCACCGACGCGGGAGCCCATGTGCGCAATCTGGGCTACTACGATGGCGCTTTATCGCTGCTGAAACAGGCTGTGACGACTGGCTTTCTCACCCCCACTGCCGCTATCCACCGGGTAACCGGAGAACCAGCTCATTGGTTTCGCCTCGATACGGGTGTGCTGAAAATTGGAGCTAGAGCGGATCTGGTCTTACTCGACCCCCAGGCCCTGAGCCAGCCTATCAGTCCTCCCCTAGAACTATCCGATCCCCTGTTAGACGGGGAACCTCGTATGGTTAAGCGCGGATCCGAGACGATTGTCCAGGCCGTCTATATTCAAGGTGTTCAGGTTGTGCACCAGGGGCAGGTGAGCGATCGATTGGGCCGAGACTCCCTGGGCACGGTATTGAGCCCTTCCCCTGCCGAGCATTGCTCCGCGCCTCCGCGCCTGGGTGGTTGA